One part of the Melospiza melodia melodia isolate bMelMel2 chromosome 3, bMelMel2.pri, whole genome shotgun sequence genome encodes these proteins:
- the RSPH3 gene encoding radial spoke head protein 3 homolog, which produces MEPTVGPVQAAADGPYSYSSQPRSLPPRPKYREQSNGSETEKVRYGNIMVDPRVVRGNVLSSRPTPPQAQSTEPLAIEVKRPRRVSNSKHIPVRRLTLEQIRPGTPEPVAGRVHVHVQTELYLEEISDRIIEVDGECQTDEFLDRPPTPLFIPAKSGKDVATQIETGELFDFDIEVKPILEVLVGKTVEQALLEVMEEEELSQLWSHQRAFAELRSAEFAELQRLEEQDRRIREEKERRRLEHLEKLRKQKETAEKIAARAFAQRYLADLIPSVFNNLHDSGFFYDPIERDIETEFLPWLMSEVEEELQKKVLGRIMLDSLIRTVVEKRLDEFSRPPPPAPPAEEPGETDAAPKMSGEEDDADQPVAEEEETDQPEEGAEEEPSDSS; this is translated from the exons ATGGAGCCCACCGTGGGGCCCGTGCAAGCGGCCGCCGACGGGCCCTACAGCTACTCCAGCCAGCCCCGCTCCCTGCCTCCCCGGCCCAAGTACCGAGAGCAGTCCAATGGCTCCGAGAC GGAGAAGGTGCGCTACGGCAACATCATGGTCGACCCGAGGGTGGTGCGCGGAAACGTCCTGTCCTCCCGTCCGACCCCACCGCAG GCTCAGAGTACCGAGCCCCTTGCCATTGAGGTTAAAAGGCCGAGGAGAGTATCGAATTCGAAACACATCCCGGTCAGAAGGCTCACGCTGGAGCAAATTCGGCCAGGAACGCCGGAGCCTGTGGCAGGCAGAGTACATGTTCACGTGCAGACAG AACTGTATTTGGAAGAGATTAGTGATCGGATAATAGAGGTTGATGGAGAGTGTCAAACAGATGAATTTTTGGACAGACCTCCCACTCCACTCTTCATACCAGCCAAATCAGGAAAAGATGTGGCCACTCAAATAGAAACAGGAGAG TTGTTTGACTTTGATATCGAAGTTAAGCCGATCCTGGAGGTGTTGGTTGGAAAAACAGTTGAGCAGGCTTTGCTGGAAGTCATGGAAGAAGaggagctgtcccagctgtggtcACATCAGCGTGCCTTTGCAGAGCTGCGTAGTGCAGAGTTTGCTGAGTTACAGCGCTTGGAAGAGCAGGACAGGCGGATCAGAGAGGAGAAG GAACGTCgcaggctggagcacctggaaAAGCTGCGGAAACAGAAAGAGACTGCAGAGAAAATTGCAGCTCGGGCATTTGCTCAGCGTTACCTGGCTGATCTCATTCCCTCAGTCTTCAACAATCTTCATGACAGTGGATTTTTTTATGACCCTATAGaaagag ATATTGAGACAGAATTCCTTCCATGGCTGATGTCAGAAGTGGAAGAAGAACTACAGAAGAAGGTCCTGGGAAGAATAATGCTTGACT CTTTGATTCGTACGGTGGTAGAAAAGCGCTTAGATGAATTTAGCCGTCCACCTCCACCTGCTCCACCTGCTGAAGAGCCTGGGGAAACAGATGCAGCTCCCAAGATGTCTGGTGAGGAGGATGATGCTGACCAACCTGTTGCTGAGGAAGAAGAGACTGACCAACCTGAGGAAGGTGCTGAGGAAGAACCTTCAGATTCCAGTTAG